A single region of the Nicotiana sylvestris chromosome 6, ASM39365v2, whole genome shotgun sequence genome encodes:
- the LOC104242817 gene encoding uncharacterized protein isoform X1 gives MGGACSLKRDQHDDDNISRRGFSSRHFKFGSSNCLQHFLFQRVIDVCHSGGSSCPSLMELCIHRIRKDLDKYQSFSMLPRDISQLIFNYLVYSNCLSDDCIEAFRDCALHDMWMGEYKGVKDNWMDVVSSQGSSLLSVYIVGSEVTDFGFSLLQNCSNLQALSFDCCDRISEQGIKQVSGFSNLTYLSFRKCVSVTVEAMQALSSLDKLVKLDFERCPQIHGGLVHLQGLSKLESLSIRYCQCITDSDMKPLAGLASLKELQILCIYVTDYGVSCLRGLNKLVVLNMEGSHVTTSCLNTISDLASLQSLNLSRCCLRDDGCEKFSALNNLKVLNLGYNHITDACLGYLEGLTKLEGLNMDSCRITDDGLSHLAGLAKLEELNLKFTLVTDDGLQNLTGLTRLKSLNLDVRQITDSSLAVLTGFTGLTLLDLFGAHITDYGTKYLAYFRNLQSLDLCGGVLTDAGVENIKDLSSLMFLNLSQNRNLTDKTLELLSGLTLLVCLNVSNSCITNDGLQYLKPLKNLRSLDLEYCNVTAFEIKKLQANVLPNLVRYRPNQP, from the exons ATGGGGGGTGCTTGTTCATTAAAGAGAGACCAGCATGATGATGATAACATTAGTAGAAGAGGTTTCTCAAGTAGACACTTCAAATTTGGGAGCTCAAACTGTCTACAACATTTCCTTTTTCAGCGTGTCATAGATGTCTGTCATTCGGGAGGAAGCAGTTGTCCGTCCCTCATGGAATTATGCATTCATAGAATACGTAAG GACCTTGACAAATATCAATCATTCTCAATGCTGCCAAGGGATATAAGCCAGTTGATATTCAACTATCTGGTTTATTCAAACTGCCTTTCGGATGATTGTATCGAAGCTTTTAGAGATTGTGCACTGCAT GATATGTGGATGGGAGAATATAAAGGAGTTAAAGATAATTGGATGGATGTCGTCTCATCACAAGGATCATCCTTACTGTCTGTATATATTGTTGGTTCTGAGGTCACGGATTTTGGATTCAGTCTCCTACAAAATTGCTCAAACCTCCAAGCGTTATCTTTCGATTGCTGTGACCGTATTTCTGAACAGGGGATAAAGCAAGTCAGTG GTTTCTCAAATTTGACATATTTGAGTTTTAGAAAATGCGTTTCGGTTACTGTTGAAGCAATGCAAGCTTTATCCAGCTTAGATAAATTGGTTAAGTTGGATTTCGAGAGGTGTCCACAGATTCATGGAGGACTTGTTCATCTTCAAG GTTTGTCAAAACTTGAATCTCTCAGTATAAGATATTGTCAGTGCATTACGGATTCGGACATGAAGCCTTTGGCAG GGCTTGCGAGTTTGAAGGAACTTCAGATTCTGTGTATCTACGTAACAGATTATGGAGTGTCTTGTCTTAGAG gTTTGAACAAACTTGTTGTACTAAATATGGAAGGATCCCATGTTACTACTTCATGTTTGAATACTATCTCAG ATCTCGCTTCGCTGCAATCTTTAAATCTCAGTAGATGTTGCCTGAGAGATGATGGATGTGAAAAGTTTTCAG CACTCAACAATTTGAAGGTGTTGAATTTGGGATATAACCACATCACGGATGCATGTTTGGGCTATCTGGAAG GTCTGACAAAATTGGAAGGCCTGAACATGGACTCTTGTAGGATTACGGATGATGGACTGTCTCATTTAGCTG GTTTGGCCAAGTTGGAGGAACTCAATCTCAAATTCACCTTAGTAACTGATGATGGTTTGCAAAATTTAACTGGATTGACACGTCTGAAGTCACTTAATCTGGATGTGCGCCAAATTACAGATTCCAGTCTTGCAGTTCTCACAG GTTTTACTGGTTTGACTCTCCTGGATCTCTTCGGAGCTCACATAACAGATTATGGGACAAAATATCTCGCAT ATTTCAGAAATCTGCAATCACTTGACCTTTGTGGCGGTGTGTTAACTGATGCTGGAGTGGAGAACATAAAGGATCTTTCTTCCTTGATGTTTTTGAACTTGTCACAGAACCGGAATCTGACAGATAAAACCTTGGAACTTCTTTCAG GACTGACGTTGTTGGTATGTCTAAATGTCTCAAACTCTTGTATCACCAATGATGGATTGCAATATCTGAAGCCTCTGAAGAATTTGCGCTCGTTGGACTTGGAATATTGCAATGTGACAGCATTTGAGATTAAGAAACTTCAAGCAAATGTTCTTCCAAATCTTGTGAGATATCGGCCTAATCAACCGTAG
- the LOC104242817 gene encoding uncharacterized protein isoform X4, with amino-acid sequence MWMGEYKGVKDNWMDVVSSQGSSLLSVYIVGSEVTDFGFSLLQNCSNLQALSFDCCDRISEQGIKQVSGFSNLTYLSFRKCVSVTVEAMQALSSLDKLVKLDFERCPQIHGGLVHLQGLSKLESLSIRYCQCITDSDMKPLAGLASLKELQILCIYVTDYGVSCLRGLNKLVVLNMEGSHVTTSCLNTISDLASLQSLNLSRCCLRDDGCEKFSALNNLKVLNLGYNHITDACLGYLEGLTKLEGLNMDSCRITDDGLSHLAGLAKLEELNLKFTLVTDDGLQNLTGLTRLKSLNLDVRQITDSSLAVLTGFTGLTLLDLFGAHITDYGTKYLAYFRNLQSLDLCGGVLTDAGVENIKDLSSLMFLNLSQNRNLTDKTLELLSGLTLLVCLNVSNSCITNDGLQYLKPLKNLRSLDLEYCNVTAFEIKKLQANVLPNLVRYRPNQP; translated from the exons ATGTGGATGGGAGAATATAAAGGAGTTAAAGATAATTGGATGGATGTCGTCTCATCACAAGGATCATCCTTACTGTCTGTATATATTGTTGGTTCTGAGGTCACGGATTTTGGATTCAGTCTCCTACAAAATTGCTCAAACCTCCAAGCGTTATCTTTCGATTGCTGTGACCGTATTTCTGAACAGGGGATAAAGCAAGTCAGTG GTTTCTCAAATTTGACATATTTGAGTTTTAGAAAATGCGTTTCGGTTACTGTTGAAGCAATGCAAGCTTTATCCAGCTTAGATAAATTGGTTAAGTTGGATTTCGAGAGGTGTCCACAGATTCATGGAGGACTTGTTCATCTTCAAG GTTTGTCAAAACTTGAATCTCTCAGTATAAGATATTGTCAGTGCATTACGGATTCGGACATGAAGCCTTTGGCAG GGCTTGCGAGTTTGAAGGAACTTCAGATTCTGTGTATCTACGTAACAGATTATGGAGTGTCTTGTCTTAGAG gTTTGAACAAACTTGTTGTACTAAATATGGAAGGATCCCATGTTACTACTTCATGTTTGAATACTATCTCAG ATCTCGCTTCGCTGCAATCTTTAAATCTCAGTAGATGTTGCCTGAGAGATGATGGATGTGAAAAGTTTTCAG CACTCAACAATTTGAAGGTGTTGAATTTGGGATATAACCACATCACGGATGCATGTTTGGGCTATCTGGAAG GTCTGACAAAATTGGAAGGCCTGAACATGGACTCTTGTAGGATTACGGATGATGGACTGTCTCATTTAGCTG GTTTGGCCAAGTTGGAGGAACTCAATCTCAAATTCACCTTAGTAACTGATGATGGTTTGCAAAATTTAACTGGATTGACACGTCTGAAGTCACTTAATCTGGATGTGCGCCAAATTACAGATTCCAGTCTTGCAGTTCTCACAG GTTTTACTGGTTTGACTCTCCTGGATCTCTTCGGAGCTCACATAACAGATTATGGGACAAAATATCTCGCAT ATTTCAGAAATCTGCAATCACTTGACCTTTGTGGCGGTGTGTTAACTGATGCTGGAGTGGAGAACATAAAGGATCTTTCTTCCTTGATGTTTTTGAACTTGTCACAGAACCGGAATCTGACAGATAAAACCTTGGAACTTCTTTCAG GACTGACGTTGTTGGTATGTCTAAATGTCTCAAACTCTTGTATCACCAATGATGGATTGCAATATCTGAAGCCTCTGAAGAATTTGCGCTCGTTGGACTTGGAATATTGCAATGTGACAGCATTTGAGATTAAGAAACTTCAAGCAAATGTTCTTCCAAATCTTGTGAGATATCGGCCTAATCAACCGTAG
- the LOC104242817 gene encoding uncharacterized protein isoform X3, with product MSVIREEAVVRPSWNYAFIEYDLDKYQSFSMLPRDISQLIFNYLVYSNCLSDDCIEAFRDCALHDMWMGEYKGVKDNWMDVVSSQGSSLLSVYIVGSEVTDFGFSLLQNCSNLQALSFDCCDRISEQGIKQVSGFSNLTYLSFRKCVSVTVEAMQALSSLDKLVKLDFERCPQIHGGLVHLQGLSKLESLSIRYCQCITDSDMKPLAGLASLKELQILCIYVTDYGVSCLRGLNKLVVLNMEGSHVTTSCLNTISDLASLQSLNLSRCCLRDDGCEKFSALNNLKVLNLGYNHITDACLGYLEGLTKLEGLNMDSCRITDDGLSHLAGLAKLEELNLKFTLVTDDGLQNLTGLTRLKSLNLDVRQITDSSLAVLTGFTGLTLLDLFGAHITDYGTKYLAYFRNLQSLDLCGGVLTDAGVENIKDLSSLMFLNLSQNRNLTDKTLELLSGLTLLVCLNVSNSCITNDGLQYLKPLKNLRSLDLEYCNVTAFEIKKLQANVLPNLVRYRPNQP from the exons ATGTCTGTCATTCGGGAGGAAGCAGTTGTCCGTCCCTCATGGAATTATGCATTCATAGAATAC GACCTTGACAAATATCAATCATTCTCAATGCTGCCAAGGGATATAAGCCAGTTGATATTCAACTATCTGGTTTATTCAAACTGCCTTTCGGATGATTGTATCGAAGCTTTTAGAGATTGTGCACTGCAT GATATGTGGATGGGAGAATATAAAGGAGTTAAAGATAATTGGATGGATGTCGTCTCATCACAAGGATCATCCTTACTGTCTGTATATATTGTTGGTTCTGAGGTCACGGATTTTGGATTCAGTCTCCTACAAAATTGCTCAAACCTCCAAGCGTTATCTTTCGATTGCTGTGACCGTATTTCTGAACAGGGGATAAAGCAAGTCAGTG GTTTCTCAAATTTGACATATTTGAGTTTTAGAAAATGCGTTTCGGTTACTGTTGAAGCAATGCAAGCTTTATCCAGCTTAGATAAATTGGTTAAGTTGGATTTCGAGAGGTGTCCACAGATTCATGGAGGACTTGTTCATCTTCAAG GTTTGTCAAAACTTGAATCTCTCAGTATAAGATATTGTCAGTGCATTACGGATTCGGACATGAAGCCTTTGGCAG GGCTTGCGAGTTTGAAGGAACTTCAGATTCTGTGTATCTACGTAACAGATTATGGAGTGTCTTGTCTTAGAG gTTTGAACAAACTTGTTGTACTAAATATGGAAGGATCCCATGTTACTACTTCATGTTTGAATACTATCTCAG ATCTCGCTTCGCTGCAATCTTTAAATCTCAGTAGATGTTGCCTGAGAGATGATGGATGTGAAAAGTTTTCAG CACTCAACAATTTGAAGGTGTTGAATTTGGGATATAACCACATCACGGATGCATGTTTGGGCTATCTGGAAG GTCTGACAAAATTGGAAGGCCTGAACATGGACTCTTGTAGGATTACGGATGATGGACTGTCTCATTTAGCTG GTTTGGCCAAGTTGGAGGAACTCAATCTCAAATTCACCTTAGTAACTGATGATGGTTTGCAAAATTTAACTGGATTGACACGTCTGAAGTCACTTAATCTGGATGTGCGCCAAATTACAGATTCCAGTCTTGCAGTTCTCACAG GTTTTACTGGTTTGACTCTCCTGGATCTCTTCGGAGCTCACATAACAGATTATGGGACAAAATATCTCGCAT ATTTCAGAAATCTGCAATCACTTGACCTTTGTGGCGGTGTGTTAACTGATGCTGGAGTGGAGAACATAAAGGATCTTTCTTCCTTGATGTTTTTGAACTTGTCACAGAACCGGAATCTGACAGATAAAACCTTGGAACTTCTTTCAG GACTGACGTTGTTGGTATGTCTAAATGTCTCAAACTCTTGTATCACCAATGATGGATTGCAATATCTGAAGCCTCTGAAGAATTTGCGCTCGTTGGACTTGGAATATTGCAATGTGACAGCATTTGAGATTAAGAAACTTCAAGCAAATGTTCTTCCAAATCTTGTGAGATATCGGCCTAATCAACCGTAG
- the LOC104242816 gene encoding histone H2A.Z-specific chaperone CHZ1-like → MEVSNLSSELAVFGRMVMESVVEAIFAETLLAAQRSVASLLIVAGTMLKDANALPELIGAEKRFPFEELHKMEKAGVENKDGSDTEDDEDADDQDDDDADDEDFSGEEGGDDDEEGGDDDEEGDPEENPAANGNEGSDDEDDEDDEDDEDGDDDEDEEDEEDDEDEEDQPPAKKKK, encoded by the exons atggAGGTCAGTAATTTGAGCTCTGAATTAGCTGTTTTTGGGAGAATGGTGATGGAGTCTGTTGTTGAAGCCATATTTGCTGAGACCCTTTTGGCTGCTCAAAGATCTGTTGCTTCTTTGCTCATTGTG GCAGGAACTATGCTCAAGGATGCTAATGCATTGCCAGAGTTGATAGGCGCTGAGAAAAG GTTTCCATTCGAAGAGCTCCATAAAATGGAAAAGGCTGGAGTTGAGAACAAAGATGGCAGTGACACAGAGGATGATGAGGATGCTGATGATCAGGACGACGATGATGCTGACGATGAAGACTTTTCAGGCGAAGAAGGgggagatgatgatgaagaagggggagatgatgatgaagaaggggATCCCGAAGAGAATCCAGCGGCTAATGGCAATGAAGGCAGCgatgatgaagacgatgaagATGACGAAGACGATGAGGACGGGGATGATGATGAGgacgaggaagatgaagaagacgaCGAGGACGAGGAGGATCAACCACCTGCCAAGAAGAAAAAATGA
- the LOC104242817 gene encoding uncharacterized protein isoform X2 — protein MGGACSLKRDQHDDDNISRRGFSSRHFKFGSSNCLQHFLFQRVIDVCHSGGSSCPSLMELCIHRIRKDMWMGEYKGVKDNWMDVVSSQGSSLLSVYIVGSEVTDFGFSLLQNCSNLQALSFDCCDRISEQGIKQVSGFSNLTYLSFRKCVSVTVEAMQALSSLDKLVKLDFERCPQIHGGLVHLQGLSKLESLSIRYCQCITDSDMKPLAGLASLKELQILCIYVTDYGVSCLRGLNKLVVLNMEGSHVTTSCLNTISDLASLQSLNLSRCCLRDDGCEKFSALNNLKVLNLGYNHITDACLGYLEGLTKLEGLNMDSCRITDDGLSHLAGLAKLEELNLKFTLVTDDGLQNLTGLTRLKSLNLDVRQITDSSLAVLTGFTGLTLLDLFGAHITDYGTKYLAYFRNLQSLDLCGGVLTDAGVENIKDLSSLMFLNLSQNRNLTDKTLELLSGLTLLVCLNVSNSCITNDGLQYLKPLKNLRSLDLEYCNVTAFEIKKLQANVLPNLVRYRPNQP, from the exons ATGGGGGGTGCTTGTTCATTAAAGAGAGACCAGCATGATGATGATAACATTAGTAGAAGAGGTTTCTCAAGTAGACACTTCAAATTTGGGAGCTCAAACTGTCTACAACATTTCCTTTTTCAGCGTGTCATAGATGTCTGTCATTCGGGAGGAAGCAGTTGTCCGTCCCTCATGGAATTATGCATTCATAGAATACGTAAG GATATGTGGATGGGAGAATATAAAGGAGTTAAAGATAATTGGATGGATGTCGTCTCATCACAAGGATCATCCTTACTGTCTGTATATATTGTTGGTTCTGAGGTCACGGATTTTGGATTCAGTCTCCTACAAAATTGCTCAAACCTCCAAGCGTTATCTTTCGATTGCTGTGACCGTATTTCTGAACAGGGGATAAAGCAAGTCAGTG GTTTCTCAAATTTGACATATTTGAGTTTTAGAAAATGCGTTTCGGTTACTGTTGAAGCAATGCAAGCTTTATCCAGCTTAGATAAATTGGTTAAGTTGGATTTCGAGAGGTGTCCACAGATTCATGGAGGACTTGTTCATCTTCAAG GTTTGTCAAAACTTGAATCTCTCAGTATAAGATATTGTCAGTGCATTACGGATTCGGACATGAAGCCTTTGGCAG GGCTTGCGAGTTTGAAGGAACTTCAGATTCTGTGTATCTACGTAACAGATTATGGAGTGTCTTGTCTTAGAG gTTTGAACAAACTTGTTGTACTAAATATGGAAGGATCCCATGTTACTACTTCATGTTTGAATACTATCTCAG ATCTCGCTTCGCTGCAATCTTTAAATCTCAGTAGATGTTGCCTGAGAGATGATGGATGTGAAAAGTTTTCAG CACTCAACAATTTGAAGGTGTTGAATTTGGGATATAACCACATCACGGATGCATGTTTGGGCTATCTGGAAG GTCTGACAAAATTGGAAGGCCTGAACATGGACTCTTGTAGGATTACGGATGATGGACTGTCTCATTTAGCTG GTTTGGCCAAGTTGGAGGAACTCAATCTCAAATTCACCTTAGTAACTGATGATGGTTTGCAAAATTTAACTGGATTGACACGTCTGAAGTCACTTAATCTGGATGTGCGCCAAATTACAGATTCCAGTCTTGCAGTTCTCACAG GTTTTACTGGTTTGACTCTCCTGGATCTCTTCGGAGCTCACATAACAGATTATGGGACAAAATATCTCGCAT ATTTCAGAAATCTGCAATCACTTGACCTTTGTGGCGGTGTGTTAACTGATGCTGGAGTGGAGAACATAAAGGATCTTTCTTCCTTGATGTTTTTGAACTTGTCACAGAACCGGAATCTGACAGATAAAACCTTGGAACTTCTTTCAG GACTGACGTTGTTGGTATGTCTAAATGTCTCAAACTCTTGTATCACCAATGATGGATTGCAATATCTGAAGCCTCTGAAGAATTTGCGCTCGTTGGACTTGGAATATTGCAATGTGACAGCATTTGAGATTAAGAAACTTCAAGCAAATGTTCTTCCAAATCTTGTGAGATATCGGCCTAATCAACCGTAG
- the LOC104239144 gene encoding pyrophosphate-energized vacuolar membrane proton pump, translating into MGATILPDLGTEILIPVCALIGIGFALVQWVIVSKVTVSTDKLSSASGDGKHGSYAEALIEEEEGISDHSVVNKCAEIQNAISEGATSFLFTEYQYVGVFMVAFAILIFLFLGSVEGFSTKSQACTYDSSKMCKPALATAVFSTISFLLGGVTSVVSGFLGMKIATYANARTTLEARKGVGKAFIVAFRSGAVMGFLLAANGLLVLFIAINLFKLYYGDDWEGLFEAITGYGLGGSSMALFGRVGGGIYTKAADVGADLVGKVERNIPEDDPRNPAVIADNVGDNVGDIAGMGSDLFGSYAESSCAALVVASISSFGVNHELTAMLYPLLVSSVGILVCLLTTLFATDFFEVKAVKEIEPALKKQLVISTVLMTFGIALVSWIALPSTFTIFNFGIQKEVQSWQLFLCVGVGLWAGLIIGFVTEYYTSNAYSPVQDVADSCRTGAATNVIFGLALGYKSVIIPIFAIAVSIFVSFSFAAMYGIAVAALGMLSTIATGLAIDAYGPISDNAGGIAEMAGMSHRIRERTDALDAAGNTTAAIGKGFAIGSAALVSLALFGAFVSRAGISTVDVLTPKVFIGLLVGAMLPYWFSAMTMKSVGSAALKMVEEVRRQFNTIPGLMEGTAKPDYATCVKISTDASIKEMIPPGALVMLTPLIVGILFGVETLSGVLAGSLVSGVQIAISASNTGGAWDNAKKYIEAGASEHARTLGPKGSDPHKAAVIGDTVGDPLKDTSGPSLNILIKLMAVESLVFAPFFATHGGLLFKIF; encoded by the exons ATGGGAGCAACAATTTTGCCAGATCTCGGAACGGAAATTCTGATTCCGGTGTGTGCACTCATCGGAATAGGTTTCGCGCTCGTGCAATGGGTAATTGTGTCGAAAGTTACGGTGTCGACGGATAAATTATCGTCGGCTTCCGGTGACGGTAAGCATGGATCATATGCGGAAGCGttaattgaagaagaagaaggtattAGTGATCATAGCGTTGTGAATAAGTGTGCTGAAATTCAAAATGCCATTTCTGAAG GTGCAACCTCATTCCTCTTTACGGAATACCAGTATGTTGGTGTTTTCATGGTTGCTTTTGCAATTCTGATCTTCCTATTCCTTGGTTCTGTTGAGGGTTTCAGCACAAAGAGCCAGGCTTGTACATATGACAGCTCCAAAATGTGCAAACCTGCTCTTGCCACTGCTGTTTTCAGCACCATATCCTTCTTGCTTGGTGGTGTAACTTCTGTGGTTTCCGGGTTTCTTGGAATGAAGATTGCAACATATGCAAATGCAAGGACTACCTTGGAGGCTAGAAAGGGTGTTGGTAAGGCTTTTATCGTTGCATTCAGATCTGGTGCTGTGATGGGCTTCCTTCTTGCTGCAAATGGTCTTCTGGTTTTGTTCATTGCCATCAACCTATTCAAGTTATATTACGGTGATGATTGGGAAGGACTATTTGAGGCAATAACTGGTTATGGGCTTGGTGGATCATCAATGGCTCTTTTTGGTAGAGTTGGTGGAGGTATATACACTAAAGCTGCAGATGTTGGAGCTGATCTTGTGGGCAAGGTGGAGAGAAACATCCCTGAAGATGATCCTAGAAATCCAGCG GTTATTGCTGACAATGTCGGTGACAATGTTGGAGATATTGCCGGGATGGGGTCGGATCTCTTTGGATCTTATGCTGAGTCATCGTGTGCTGCCCTTGTTGTTGCTTCCATCTCCTCTTTCGGCGTCAACCATGAGTTGACTGCCATGCTATATCCTCTTCTTGTCAGTTCGGTGGGCATCCTAGTGTGTTTGCTTACTACCTTATTTGCAACTGATTTCTTTGAAGTCAAGGCTGTAAAAGAAATTGAGCCAGCATTGAAGAAGCAACTTGTAATCTCAACTGTTCTCATGACATTTGGAATTGCTCTTGTTTCTTGGATTGCCCTTCCATCTACCTTCACAATTTTCAATTTTGGAATTCAGAAAGAAGTTCAGAGCTG GCAGTTGTTCTTGTGTGTTGGAGTTGGTCTGTGGGCTGGACTTATTATTGGGTTCGTCACTGAGTACTATACCAGCAATGCTTACAG CCCTGTGCAAGATGTTGCTGATTCTTGTCGCACTGGTGCTGCCACAAATGTTATTTTTGGCCTCGCATTGGGCTACAAATCAGTGATCATTCCAATTTTTGCCATAGCGGTCAGCATCTTTGTTAGCTTCAGTTTTGCTGCAATGTATGGCATTGCAGTCGCTGCTCTTGGAATGCTGAGCACCATAGCTACTGGTTTGGCAATTGATGCCTATGGTCCCATCAGTGACAATGCAGGGGGCATTGCTGAGATGGCTGGGATGAGCCACAGAATCAGAGAGAGAACCGATGCCCTTGATGCTGCAGGAAACACCACTGCTGCTATTGGAAAG GGATTCGCCATTGGATCTGCTGCTCTTGTGTCTCTGGCCCTCTTTGGTGCGTTTGTGAGCCGGGCAGGAATTTCCACAGTAGATGTCTTGACACCAAAAGTATTCATTGGCTTGCTTGTTGGCGCAATGCTTCCTTATTGGTTCTCTGCCATGACAATGAAAAGTGTGGGAAGTGCTGCCCTTAAGATGGTTGAGGAAGTGCGCAGGCAATTTAACACCATCCCCGGTCTCATGGAAGGAACTGCAAAGCCCGATTATGCCACCTGTGTCAAGATCTCCACAGATGCATCAATCAAGGAAATGATCCCACCTGGTGCTCTTGTCATGCTTACTCCATTGATTGTAGGCATATTATTTGGCGTCGAAACCCTGTCTGGTGTGCTTGCAGGATCTCTCGTCTCTGGCGTACAG ATTGCCATTTCTGCATCTAACACAGGTGGAGCCTGGGATAACGCCAAGAAGTACATCGAG GCTGGAGCTTCAGAACATGCAAGAACTCTTGGTCCCAAGGGGTCTGATCCACACAAGGCCGCTGTCATTGGTGACACTGTTGGTGATCCCCTCAAGGACACATCTGGACCATCATTGAACATTCTCATCAAGCTTATGGCTGTCGAATCACTCGTGTTTGCTCCCTTTTTCGCCACCCATGGTGGTCTTCTCTTCAAGATTTTTTAA